From Amaranthus tricolor cultivar Red isolate AtriRed21 chromosome 4, ASM2621246v1, whole genome shotgun sequence:
CATGATGGTTTCTTATTCAAGGGAAACAAGTTATGTATCCCTAAAAGTGGAGTGCGTGAGTTATTGGTGCGTGAAGTCCATGGAGGAGGTATTGCGGGTCATTTTGGAATTCATAAGACTATGGAGATACTTCAAAaacatttctattggccacGAATGATCAAGGATGTAACACATGTGGTTGAAAGATGTTCTACTTGTCAAAAGTCCAAGAGTACCTTTCATAAGGGTCTCTACACTCCCTTGCCCGTTCCTAATGCTCCTTGGGAAGAGGTAAGTATGGACTTTATTGTGGGTCTTCCTAGGACTCAAAGAGGAAAAGATAGCatcatggtggttgttgatcgtttttctaaaatggctcatttcatTGCTTGTCACAAGACGGATGATGCATCTAAAGTTGCTGATTTGTACTTTCGAGAAATATTACGCCTACATGGAGTGCCAAGGACcattgtttcggatagggacactaagttcctaagtcatttttggaggACTCTTTGGAAGTTGGTAGGTACTAAACTTCTTTTTAGTACTTCTCATCATCCACAAacggatggtcaaacagaggtcACAAATCGCACTTTGGGATCCTTATTGCGTGGTCTAGTGAGTAGAACGCAAAAGGATTGGGATGTGAAGTTGGCTCATGCTGAGTTTGCCTACAATAGATCACCGTCATCTACTACTACTCGTGCTCCTTTTGAGGTGGTCTATGGGGTAAATCCTTTACTTCCTCTTGATCTTATTCCTTTGCCCAAGAAAGATCTAGTTCATGTTGATTCAAAGAAAAGATGGGAAGCTTTTCAAGAAACATGCGCTCAAGTCAAGAAAAAGATTGAAGCCATGAATACCGTTTACAAGGAAAGAGCTAATAAAAGAAGGAAACAGCCTACTTTTGCTCAAGGTGATTTGGTGTGGTTACATTTGCGCAAGGAACGTTTTCCTAACCTTAGGAAGAACAAGCTTATGCCTAGATCAGATGGTCCATTTCGTGTGGTTGAAAAGATTGGAGAAAGTGCTTACAAGCTTGAATTGCCAAGTGACTATGGTGGTGTTAGTGCAactttcaatgtgggtgatttgtctccataccttgaagatgagagtttgagggcaaacttctttgaagagggggagaatgatgagaattcagtccacaaagtccaagatcatcaagttacggttcctacaacacaagctacggtccatgcgttacttagccacgcaaatgtcaagcaaatggctgctaatttcgtgggattctcttcaaagaaatcctttattacttgccttaaatgggaagttgaatagatgagaagttgaataaatgggaagttgaatacaagcagcaacctgaattctagctttaatgcttaaatgggagttttttttataggagaaatgcaagagttttttaggagaatatggacggttcaaagtagcttaattagccttaatttgctgtttaaatagctattaataaagggtcattattagccttaaatgcttaacattaaaaaggcttaattctagcttttgtttaatgctttgttttctaatttttgtaagagggaaagttaaaaggttccttgaagggaaagttaaaaggttccttgagggaagttaaaaggttccttgaaggcttgtaacacttgcattatttttagtataaaaggaactcattgccatgcattttaggcaagtgagaatgaaaacaaaattctgattttctttgtgaatttctttgtgcttactttgtgttgcacgcccccttttattcttattacttagtgtttgagagtaaaagctttgagagtttaaaatacttagtgaatttttgctgctcaaagaaaccatccaatctagaataagtttctaagttgcgtgggtgttctcttgtttcgttccttgttaagcttgtttttaagctaattcatacactctaaaacggtcccattacacttccacatcagGTGTGGTTTCACATGATTTATATATGTCAGCAAAGTCAGGACAGGTCTGATATTGGTCCTTAATGAACTCAAAACCCAAAATCTTGGCACCTAATATACCCAGCATGTTGTACTTCCTGCTAAGGGCATCAGCAATGATGTTGGTCTTGCCCACCTTGTACTTAGCTGAAAAATCAAAGGTTTGCATGAATTCTACCCACCTAGCATGCCTACTACTCAACTTATGTTGACTGTTTATATATTTCAAGGATTCATGGTCAGTATGCAGGATGAATGGTTGAATTCTTAAGTAGTGGGACCAATGGTCTAAAGCTCTTATGATAGCATAGAACTCCTTGTTATAGGTGGAGTAATTAAGCCTACTATTGTTAAGCTTTTCACTGAAAAATGCCACTGGTCTACCTTCTTGAACAAGCACTGCCCCAATTCCCATACCACTGGCATCACATTCTAACTCAAAGGGTTTAGTGAAATCAGGTAGCTTGAGAATGGGAGCACTACATATCATACTTTTAAGGGTTTCAAAGGCCTTCTGTGCCTTGGGTGTCCAGGTAAACTTCCCCTGTTTCGTGCACTCTGTTATGGGTGCCATAACAGAGCTGAAGCCCCTGATAAACCTCCTGTAGAAGGAGGCCAGCCCATGAAAAGACCTAATTTGTGTGAGTGTTGTGGGTGTGGGCCACTCCTGTATGGCTTGGACTTTTATTGGGTCTACCTTGACTCCCTCCTTGCCCACAATATACCCTAAGAAGCTAACCTCAGGCAGTAAGAAATTACATTTTTCAAGCTTTGCATACAACCTCTGTTTCCTTAGAACTTCAAATAGTTGTTGGAGGTGGTCTAGATGGGCTGCTATATCCTTGCTGTAGATGAGTATGTCATCTAGGTAAACAACTATAAACTTCCCTAGGAAAGGTCTCAAAATCTCATTCATCAGGCGCATAAAAGTGCTAGGAGCACCTGtcaaaccaaagggcataacaAGCCACTCATACAGCCCATACTTGGTTTTGAAGgctgttttccactcatcccctgTTTTCATCCTGATTTGGTGGTATCCACTCCTGAGATCCACCTTGCTAAACCATTGAGAACCCCCTAATTCATCCAATATGTCATCAATCCTAGGTATAGGGAACCTATActtgatggttatgttgtttACACTACGACTATCAATACACATTCTCCATGTGCCATCCTTCTTAGGCACAAGTAGAGTGGGTACTGCACAAGGACTCAAACTCTCCCTGACATAGCCCCTCTTTATCAAATCCTCTACCTGTCTCTGTAATTCTTGGGCCTCTTTGGGATTAGTCCTATAAGCAGGCTTGTTAGGAAGACTAGCCCCAGGTAGTAAGTCAATTTGGTGTTCCACCCCCCTGAATGGTGGTAATCCAGGTGGTAGCTCAGTGGGAAACACATCCTTATATTGTTCTAATAGTCTAGCCATTTCAGCAGGTATAGGTGTGGGATCTTGTACTTCTTTGGTAACTAACAAATACAGCTCTTCTGTTCCCTGCACTTCCCTTTCACACTCTTTTCTATTCATCAACTGCACATGTTCCTTAGAGGGCTTAGGTGGCACTGCTCTGTGTGGGGGCAGGGGTAAAAATTCTTTCCTCTTCCCATTGTGTCTAATAGTGTAAGTGTTGTCATAACCATTGTGTATGGCTCTCTTGTCATATTGCCAGGGTCTACCTAGCAAGAGGTGGCATGCATCCATATCTAAGACATCACACAAAACTTCATCCTCATATGTTCCCAAAGTCAAGACTACTGGGCACTGATGTTTTACTGAACCACTAGCCTTggtgtctaaccatttcattttaTAAGGATTAGGGTGAGCCTTAGTCTTTAGGTGTAACTCCTCCACTAACTGCTTACTGACACAATTTGCCTCACTcccactatcaataatcaaCTCACACACCTTCCCCTGTATTTTACATTTTGTTTGGAAGATATTCTCTCTTTGGTCTGATTTTTTACTCAAGGGTGTGTTGTGAAAGCTCCTTCTAATAATGAGGTTCAAGTGCTCTTCCTCAGGGGGAATTTTTTCCAGCTCTCCCTGTCCTTCCTCCTCAGAATCTCCTTCAAAAGGGCGCCAGTTTCCCTGCTCATCTCTTATAAATGTACCATCACCATCACTTAGGCTGGGAGGGTCTAACTCTTCCTCCTGCCCATTCTTTAACACCAGGAGTCTCTTAGGGTTAGTGTTTTGCCTAATGTCAGTCCATTCTTTCATGGTAAACGCCCTTGCATTGGGACAATCCCTCTTATAGTGTCCCCTCCCATTGCATTTAAAACAAATGATGTCCTGTGGCTTGGTGTTTGACTCTGTTCTGGGGGTAGCAGGTTTAGGTCCAGAGGGTGGTAACTCCTTTCTAGGCATGGTCACAGCACTAGTGTTCCTTGGGGTATAGGTCCTGTTGTTCCTCATTTGGGGGTTTGCTGCCTTGTGTTGTCTCTCAATCTCCATGGCTATAGAGGTAGCAAGTTGTAGTGTAAGGTCAGGTGTATTCATCAACCTTTCCCTAAATTCTTCCCTTAATCCAGCTATGAACTTTCCTACTTTATTTTCCTCTGGTTCATGAAGGTCACAAAGGTGATACAATCTCTCCCATTCATTCAGGTAGTCCTCTACTGACCTAGTTCCCTGTTTCATAGGATACAACTGTACAATCAGTTGCTGCTTGTACGTGGCTGGGACATATCTCCTCTTCATTTGCTTCCTGAGTTTGTCCCAAGTGCTAATCCTATTCCTTTCTTCCCTAAATCTTTGTTTTTGAATGCTTTCTAACCAAACTGCAGCTGATTTGGTTAGTTTGATCTTGGCAATCTTAAATTGTTGGTTTGGGGGTGTTTCTTTAAATTCAAAGTATTCTCCCATTCTTCTCTCCCATTCCAGGTACTTAGAGGGGTCATGTGATATGCCATCAAACTCAGGAAGATCGATTTTAATGGTCCGATCCTCATATGGTCGACAATTAGGGTTTGGTATTGGTGGTCTGTTGTTCTGATTATCGATCCCTAAATGTGCGAACAACCTATCCAATTTATCCTCAATAGCTTCAAACCTATCATCCCTTTCCATGGTCTCTAAGTCACAACAGCTAGATAACCAGCACAGAATAATCCCAAGTTTTTCAAATATCGAACAAGAAAAATCGCTAAATTCAGAGAACAAATCGTGTCCAGATACAAAAAGAATGATGTAATGAATTGCAAATCTGAAAtgacaattaaaaatgaattcaaaGTAAAGGAAGACACTCCCTGAACGTTGTAGGAATGGAAATGCATAAATCTCCAATTCTTTCGTTTTGTAATCGCCTTCAGACTCCCTCTTCAAAATAACCCAGAACAAATGACCAGTTCTTCAAAATGTCCTTCTGATATACTCTTCTCTGTCCCTTACGtgaattggctctgataccaagttgatgcaaaacaaagactGAATATGGTCTTTGTTATGCAAAGATCAATGTGGGATCAAGAGATTATCCAATTACTCACGCACAATCCTAAATCACTCGATGCAAAGGGGTTTAGAACACTCAGAACGATCAAGAAggtggttcttgattttctgatgtctGCACTAGTGGACGTTGTTCCACTCCTTTACAACCTTCTACAGAAACTCAAAGCAAGGAGGATGATTCCTTGCCTTGTGTGATTCCCTGAGAATATAGGTTTGCTTGAAAACCTATGAATTCTCCGGCCAAAGATGAACCTCCttggaacaagtttgcaaacaaactcaaaaacaatcaaacactTTGTCTGAAAATGAAACTCTGATTCTTATTATCAATATGCAACGTGAAAAACAAATACATCAATGTCAAacgtatttatagagttttacaTCTCAAAAATTAGCCGTTACAAGGCTTGACTAAAATACGTGGcaattaactaacaaaacagaaaattaaaacaaagaccaacacttagccaaaaacCGGATGTCCCTTTTCTTCTGACCAGGCTTCCTTCAGCCTATCCTAGGGCCTTCTTGGTGGTTTGTTAGCAGAACCCTAGGGCCTCTATGGCTTGGCCCATGTAAGGAGATGTCACTGATGCCTTCACCTTGATCCAGGTCATCCTGGTTTGGGCTCAGTAATGTCAGCAAGGTCCGCTGGTCGTCAGAATCACCTGTTGTTCTGTTCTTGCATTCTGTGGCCTTGTTTGTGTTCATGATGTTGGTTTTTGTGATGCTTTGGCTTTCCTCAGCTTCCTTAAGTCTTTTTAGATCCCTTTTTGTCGTGTCCAAGGTGTCTTTGCTGATTTTCCTTGTCTCATGGTCATTTGGTGCAGAGGAACAGTCACCAGTACCTTCATGTTCCTGTTCCTTTGTTGGATCCTTGTTCTTTGATGCCTTTGCAtcatctttgatccttgttcattcttcatcgttcattcttcattgatcattgatccttgttcattcttaatcgttcattctttaatgaacattaatccttgttcattcttcattgttcattcttcattgataatcattgatccttgttcattcttcatcgttcattcttaattgatcattgatccttgttcattcctcatcgttcattcttcattgataattgatccttgttcattcttcctcgttcgttcttcaataatcattgatccttgttcattcttaatcgttcattcttcaatgaacattgatccttgttcattcttcatcattcattcttcattgatcattgatacttgttcattcttcatcgttcattcttcattgaccactgattcttgttcattcttcaataaacattgatccttgctcattcttcgtcgttcattcatcattgatcattgatccttgttcattcttcatcgtgcattcttcattaatcattgatccttgttcattcttcatcgttcattcttcaatgatcattgatccttctacattcttcatcgttcattcttcgttgatcattgatccttgttcattcttcatcgttcattcttcattcttcattgaccattgaaccttgttcattcttcaataaacgttgatccttcttcattcttcatcgttcattcatcattgatcattgatccttgttcattcttcatcgtgcattcttcattgataattgatcctgttcattcttcatcgttcattcttcattgatcattgatcctggttcattcttcatcgttcattcttccatgatcattggtccttgttcattcttcatcgttcattcttcattgaactttgaaccttgttcattcttcaataaacattaatgcttgttcattcttcgtcgttcattcatcattgatcattgatccttgttctttcttcatcttgtattcttcattgatcattgatccttgttcattcttcatcgttcattcttaattgatcattgatccttgttcattcctcatcgttcattcttcgttgatcattgactcttgtttatttttcctcgttcattcttcattgatcattgattcttgttcattcataatcgttcatttctcaatgaacattgatccttgttcattcttcattgttcaatcttcattgatcattgatccttgttcattcttcatcgttcattcttcaatgatcattgatcgttgttcattcttgaatgaacattgatccttgttcattcttcatcactcattcttcattgatcattgatacttgttcattcttcatcgttcattcttcattgaccattgatccttgttcattcttcaataaacattgatccttgttcattcttcgtcgttcattcatcattgatcatttatccttgttcattcttcatcgtgcattcttcaatgatcattgatccttgttcattcttcatcgttcattcttcaaagaacattgatccttgttcattcttcatcgttcattcttcattgatcattgatcctatttcattcttcaaagttcattcttgattgaccattgatccttgttcattcttcaatgaacattgatccttgttcattcttcatcattcattcatcattgatcattgatccttgttcattcttcatgtttcattcttcattgaccattgatccttgttcattcttgaatgaacattgatccttgttcattcttcatcgttcattcttaattgatcattgatccttgttcattcctcatcgttcattcttcgttgatcattgactcttgttcatttttcctcgttcattcttcattgatcattgatccttgttcattcataatcgttcatttctcaatgaacattgatccttgttcattcttcattgttcaatcttcattgatcattgatccttgttcattcttcatcgttcattcttcaatgatcattgatcgttgttcattcttgaatgaacattgatccttgttcattcttcatcactcattcttcattgatcattgatacttgttcattcttcatcgttcattcttcattgaccattgatccttgttcattcttcgtcgttcattcatcattgatcatttatccttgttcgttcttcatcgtgcattcttcaatgatcattgatccttgttcattcttcatcgttcattcttcaaagaacattgatccttgttcattcttcatcgttcattcttcattgatcattgatcctatttcattcttcaaagttcattcttgattgaccattgatccttgttcattcttcaatgaacattgatccttgttcattcttcatcattcattcatcattgatcattgatccttgttcattcttcatgtttcattcttcattgaccattgatccttgttcattcttgaatgaacattgatccttgttcattcttcatcgttcattcttaattgatcattgatccttgttcattcctcatcgttcattcttcgttgatcattgactcTGTTTCAtttttcctcgttcattcttcattgatcattgatccttgttcattcttaatagtTCATttctcaatgaacattgatccttgttcattcttcattgttcaatcttctttgatcattgatccttgttcattctacatcgttcatttttcaatgatcattgatccttgttcattcttaatcgttaattctttaatgaacattgatccttgttcattattcatcattcattcttcattaatcattgatacttgttcattcttcatcgttcattcttcattgaccattgatccttgttcattcttcaataaacattgatccttgttcattcttcgtcgttcattcatcattcatcattgatcattgattcttgttcattcttcatcgtgcattcttcattgatcatttatccttgttcattcttcatcgttcattcttcaatgatcattgatccttcttcattcttcatcgttcattcttcgttgatcattgatccttgttcattcttcatcgttcattcttcattcttcattgaccattgaaccttgttcgttcttcaataaacattgatccttcttcattcttcattcttcatcgttcattcatcattgatcattgttccttgttcattcttcatcctgcattcttcattgataattgatccttgttcattcttcatcgttcattcttcattgatcattgatcctggttcattcttcatcattcattcttccatgatcattgatccttgttcattcttcatcgttcattcttcattgaccattgaaccttgttcattcttcaataaacattgatccttgttcattcttcatcgttcattcatcattgatcattgatccttgttcattcttcatcttgtattcttcattgatcattgatccatgttcattcttcatcgttcattcttaattgatcattgatccttgttcattcctcatcattcattcttcgttgatcattgactcTTCTTCAattttcctcgttcattcttcattgatcattgatccttgttcattcttaatcgttcatttctcaatgaacattgatccttgttcattcttcattgttcaatcttcattgatcattgatccttgttcattcttcatcgttcattcttcaatgatcattgatccttgttcattcttcaatgaacattgatccttgttcattcttcatcgctcattcttcattgatcattgatacttgttcattcttcatcgttcattcttcattgaccattgatccttgttcattcttaaataaacattgatccttgttcattcttcgtcgttcattcatcattgaacatttatccttgttcattcttcatcgtgcattcttgaatgattattgatccttgttcattcttcatcgttcattcttagatgaacattgatccttgttcattattcatcattcattcatcattgatcattgatccttgttcattcttcatgtttcattcttcattgaccattgatccttgttcattcttgaatgaacattgatctttgttcattcttcatcgttcattcatcattgatcattgatccttgttcattcttcattaagcgttgatccttgttcattcatcaataaacattgatccttattcattcttcatcgttcattcatcattgatcattgatccttgttcattcttcatcgtgcattcttcaattatctttgatccttattcattcttcatcgttcattcttcattgatcattgatccttgttcattcttaatcgttcattctttaatgaacattgatccttattcattcttcatcgataatcattgatgcttgttcattctttatcgttcattcttaatggatcattgatccttattcattcctcatcgttcattcttcattgatcattgaccctttttcattcttcctcgttcattcatcaatgatcattgatccttgttcattcttaatcgttcattcttcaatgaacattgatccttgttcattcttcgttgttcaatcttcattgatcattgatccttgtttattttacatcgttcattcttcaatgatcattgattcttgttcattcttaatcgttaattcttcaatgaacattgatccttgttcgttctttatcattcattcttcattgatcattgatacttgttcattcttcatcgttcattcttcattgaccattgatccttgttcattcttcaataaacattaatccttgttcattcttcgtcgtccattcatcattgatcattgatccttgttcgttcttcatcgtgcattcttcattgatcattgatccttgttcattcttcatcgttcattcttcaatgatcattgttccttcttcattcttcatcgttcattcttcgttgatcattgatccttgttcattcttcatcgttcattcttcattcatcattgaccattgaaccttgttcattcttcaataaacatttatccttgttcattcttcatcgttcattcatcattgatcattgatacttgttcattcttcatcgtgcattcttcattga
This genomic window contains:
- the LOC130810677 gene encoding uncharacterized protein LOC130810677 — translated: MERDDRFEAIEDKLDRLFAHLGIDNQNNRPPIPNPNCRPYEDRTIKIDLPEFDGISHDPSKYLEWERRMGEYFEFKETPPNQQFKIAKIKLTKSAAVWLESIQKQRFREERNRISTWDKLRKQMKRRYVPATYKQQLIVQLYPMKQGTRSVEDYLNEWERLYHLCDLHEPEENKVGKFIAGLREEFRERLMNTPDLTLQLATSIAMEIERQHKAANPQMRNNRTYTPRNTSAVTMPRKELPPSGPKPATPRTESNTKPQDIICFKCNGRGHYKRDCPNARAFTMKEWTDIRQNTNPKRLLVLKNGQEEELDPPSLSDGDGTFIRDEQGNWRPFEGDSEEEGQGELEKIPPEEEHLNLIIRRSFHNTPLSKKSDQRENIFQTKCKIQGKVCELIIDSGSEANCVSKQLVEELHLKTKAHPNPYKMKWLDTKASGSVKHQCPVVLTLGTYEDEVLCDVLDMDACHLLLGRPWQYDKRAIHNGYDNTYTIRHNGKRKEFLPLPPHRAVPPKPSKEHVQLMNRKECEREVQGTEELYLLVTKEVQDPTPIPAEMARLLEQYKDVFPTELPPGLPPFRGVEHQIDLLPGASLPNKPAYRTNPKEAQELQRQVEDLIKRGYVRESLSPCAVPTLLVPKKDGTWRMCIDSRSVNNITIKYRFPIPRIDDILDELGGSQWFSKVDLRSGYHQIRMKTGDEWKTAFKTKYGLYEWLVMPFGLTGAPSTFMRLMNEILRPFLGKFIVVYLDDILIYSKDIAAHLDHLQQLFEVLRKQRLYAKLEKCNFLLPEVSFLGYIVGKEGVKVDPIKVQAIQEWPTPTTLTQIRSFHGLASFYRRFIRGFSSVMAPITECTKQGKFTWTPKAQKAFETLKSMICSAPILKLPDFTKPFELECDASGMGIGAVLVQEGRPVAFFSEKLNNSRLNYSTYNKEFYAIIRALDHWSHYLRIQPFILHTDHESLKYINSQHKLSSRHARWVEFMQTFDFSAKYKVGKTNIIADALSRKYNMLGILGAKILGFEFIKDQYQTCPDFADIYKSCETTPDVEV